In Streptomyces asoensis, a single genomic region encodes these proteins:
- a CDS encoding DUF6479 family protein yields MSTSSMQMAAASGLLSLGMFVVGIALLAVLGGSFWLGTRVKSREPARPRPDEQPHLPPGGAVHEIRENREPDEVPQTPEGGRPLTPYELTNMQTRTSADKKRRRWSPGSSGSFGGGGLGSH; encoded by the coding sequence ATGAGTACCTCAAGCATGCAGATGGCCGCCGCGAGCGGTCTGCTGAGCCTCGGGATGTTCGTGGTCGGTATTGCGCTCCTGGCCGTGCTGGGCGGCAGCTTCTGGCTGGGGACGCGGGTGAAGTCGCGCGAGCCGGCCCGGCCCCGCCCCGACGAGCAGCCGCATCTGCCGCCCGGGGGCGCGGTGCACGAGATACGCGAGAACCGGGAACCCGACGAGGTACCCCAGACACCGGAGGGCGGCCGCCCGCTCACTCCGTACGAACTGACCAACATGCAGACGCGTACCAGCGCGGACAAGAAGCGGCGGCGCTGGAGCCCCGGCAGCAGCGGATCCTTCGGCGGGGGCGGCCTCGGCTCCCACTGA
- a CDS encoding four-helix bundle copper-binding protein: MTSATSRTYQTHQAYESYQTSQRELFQFLEDRFACAQACTECARECALRASLVEPGGAEQQELLRRKGIMCAEVCDATCRVLSEDNRLDEAGIRAQLEWCRTVCLECAHVFDRHPGAERSAAACRACAEACTEFMATLA; the protein is encoded by the coding sequence ATGACTTCGGCGACATCCCGGACGTATCAGACGCATCAGGCATACGAGTCGTACCAGACCTCGCAGCGCGAGCTCTTCCAGTTCCTGGAGGACCGCTTCGCGTGCGCCCAGGCGTGCACGGAGTGCGCGCGGGAGTGCGCGCTGCGGGCGAGCCTGGTCGAGCCCGGCGGGGCCGAACAGCAGGAGCTGCTGCGCCGCAAGGGCATCATGTGCGCGGAGGTGTGCGACGCGACCTGCCGCGTGCTCTCCGAGGACAACCGCCTGGACGAGGCCGGCATACGCGCCCAGCTCGAGTGGTGCCGCACCGTCTGCCTGGAGTGCGCCCACGTCTTCGACAGGCACCCCGGAGCCGAGAGGAGCGCGGCGGCCTGCCGGGCGTGCGCCGAGGCCTGCACGGAATTCATGGCCACACTGGCCTGA
- a CDS encoding acyl-CoA dehydrogenase family protein, which translates to MHLDHTPEQLRLRTELRAYFAELVPHNAYARHIDPVAAKRFYRKTIRRLGADGWLGVGWPEEYGGRGLTPTEQFVFFDEAAQAGVPLPLMALNTVGPTIMRYGTDEQKAYFLPKILAGEIDFAIGYSEPDAGTDLAALKTRAVRDGDTYVVRGQKIWTTNGDTADWVWLAVRTDPDAPPHKGITMLLVPTDDPGYSCTVIRTLASHDTTASYYENVRVPVSRRVGAENQGWRLITNQLNHERVTLAAHGTMAIRALHDVQRWATETKLADGRRVVDLPWVRRRLAQAHVKLDALKLLNWQMVAALQNGTLTPQDASAVKVYGSEARRDAYAWLMEVVAAPGALQEGSAGAVLHGELERGYRSAVIFTFGGGNNEIQREIISWIGLGMPRVRR; encoded by the coding sequence GTGCACCTCGACCACACGCCCGAACAGCTGCGGCTGCGCACCGAACTGCGCGCCTACTTCGCCGAGTTGGTGCCGCACAACGCGTACGCCCGGCACATCGACCCGGTCGCCGCCAAGCGTTTCTACCGCAAGACGATCCGCCGGCTCGGCGCGGACGGCTGGCTCGGCGTCGGCTGGCCCGAGGAGTACGGCGGCCGCGGTCTCACCCCGACCGAACAGTTCGTCTTCTTCGACGAGGCCGCCCAGGCCGGTGTGCCGCTGCCGCTGATGGCGCTGAACACCGTCGGACCGACGATCATGCGGTACGGCACCGACGAACAGAAGGCGTACTTCCTGCCGAAGATCCTCGCCGGGGAGATCGACTTCGCCATCGGCTACAGCGAACCCGACGCCGGGACCGACCTGGCCGCCCTCAAGACACGCGCGGTGCGCGACGGCGACACCTACGTCGTCCGCGGGCAGAAGATCTGGACGACCAACGGCGACACCGCCGACTGGGTCTGGCTCGCCGTGCGCACGGACCCCGACGCCCCGCCGCACAAGGGCATCACCATGCTGCTCGTGCCGACCGACGACCCGGGATACTCCTGCACGGTCATCCGCACCCTCGCCTCGCACGACACCACCGCCAGCTACTACGAGAACGTACGCGTCCCGGTCTCCCGGCGCGTCGGCGCCGAGAACCAGGGCTGGCGGCTGATCACCAACCAGCTCAACCACGAGCGCGTGACCCTCGCCGCCCACGGCACGATGGCGATCCGCGCCCTGCACGACGTGCAGCGCTGGGCCACGGAGACCAAGCTCGCCGACGGCCGCCGGGTGGTCGACCTGCCCTGGGTGCGCCGCCGGCTCGCCCAGGCCCATGTGAAACTCGACGCCCTCAAGCTGCTCAACTGGCAGATGGTCGCCGCCCTCCAGAACGGCACCCTGACCCCGCAGGACGCCTCCGCGGTCAAGGTCTACGGTTCGGAGGCCCGCCGGGACGCTTACGCCTGGCTGATGGAGGTCGTCGCGGCCCCCGGCGCGCTCCAGGAGGGCTCGGCGGGCGCGGTGCTGCACGGTGAGCTGGAACGCGGCTACCGGTCCGCCGTGATCTTCACCTTCGGCGGCGGCAACAACGAGATCCAGCGGGAGATCATCTCCTGGATAGGCCTGGGGATGCCGCGGGTACGGCGTTAG
- a CDS encoding oxygenase MpaB family protein, producing MKADPGLFGPQSVTWQMHGDPMMWVAGVRALYLQALHPRAVRGVTQNSDFRRDAWGRLLRTADFVGTSTYGTTEAAEKAGARVRRIHRLLSATDPDTGERYGVDEPALLLWVHCAEIDSYLHVLRRSGYPLTDAAADRYLAEHRAGARLVGLDPGTVPGDRAAMRAYFEKVRPELAAGPEAREVDDFLRRPPVHPLLVPARALLWQRVAHLAYASLPPYAHELYGRRAPRPEVVTRQLRVTGALLRGVPARLRWQLPPKYVLRAMARLGPEARPDPFKVGR from the coding sequence ATGAAGGCCGATCCGGGGCTTTTCGGTCCGCAGAGCGTGACCTGGCAGATGCACGGCGACCCGATGATGTGGGTCGCCGGGGTGCGCGCGCTGTACCTCCAGGCGCTGCACCCGCGTGCCGTGCGCGGGGTCACCCAGAACTCCGACTTCCGGCGCGACGCCTGGGGGCGGCTGCTGCGCACCGCCGACTTCGTGGGCACCTCCACGTACGGCACCACCGAGGCGGCCGAGAAGGCCGGTGCCCGGGTCCGCAGGATCCACCGCCTGCTGTCCGCGACCGATCCGGACACCGGGGAGCGCTACGGCGTCGACGAACCCGCCCTGCTGCTCTGGGTCCACTGCGCCGAGATCGACTCCTACCTCCACGTCCTGCGCCGCTCCGGCTACCCCCTCACCGACGCCGCGGCCGACCGCTACCTCGCCGAGCACCGGGCCGGCGCCCGCCTCGTGGGGCTCGACCCCGGCACCGTCCCCGGCGACCGGGCGGCCATGCGGGCGTACTTCGAGAAGGTGCGTCCGGAGCTGGCCGCCGGGCCCGAGGCGCGCGAGGTGGACGACTTCCTGCGGCGGCCGCCGGTGCACCCCCTGCTCGTTCCGGCGCGCGCCCTGCTGTGGCAGCGGGTGGCGCACCTGGCGTACGCCTCCCTGCCGCCGTACGCCCACGAGTTGTACGGCAGAAGGGCCCCGCGACCCGAGGTCGTGACCAGGCAACTGCGCGTCACGGGAGCCCTGCTGCGCGGTGTTCCCGCACGTCTGCGGTGGCAGCTGCCGCCCAAATACGTTCTGCGGGCGATGGCCAGGCTCGGCCCCGAAGCTCGGCCGGACCCGTTCAAAGTCGGGCGATAG